A window of the Lactuca sativa cultivar Salinas chromosome 5, Lsat_Salinas_v11, whole genome shotgun sequence genome harbors these coding sequences:
- the LOC111915106 gene encoding 3-ketoacyl-CoA synthase 20, protein MKLIPATIFGSFKHIAHRKDFLCTSVPNIMPIIFTLKNLLEDHFIPEAKLMLITLLICLLLLGFFITRRTSRVVYLLDFACYKPPDAQKITKQYCIEKLKHMGNSSEETVQFMKTILGKLGHGDSTYIPEVFLKNDSDPCMKEARREMEMSVFGSIDMLLAKTGVRCEDIGILVVNCSLYNTMPSLSSMIVNKYKLKENIISYNLVGMGCTAGLIAIGLAQNLLQVHHDSYALVMTTEGVTENCYVGDDRSKLLSNGIFRVGGAAILLSNRPSDHRNCKYKLLHTVHTNISSSDLSYNCIFEEEDEAGIRGVTITKDLFKVAPTVIRSNVTVLGKQILPLSEKLRYLKNSIARKLRPTANIQPYIPNYSNSVELFLPHSSGKPMLDALQKNLGFDEIAMEPSRMTLYRFGNTSSSSIWYELAYAEAKGRVKKGYRVWQIALGSGFKCSSVVWRAMRTIDYDEMNPWTDEIDGFPVVLDCDCDDGPLPYFSEHSK, encoded by the exons ATGAAACTAATACCTGCCACAATATTTGGAAGCTTCAAACACATTGCCCATCGAAAAGATTTCTTGTGTACTTCAGTTCCAAACATCATGCCAATCATCTTCACTTTGAAGAATCTCCTGGAAGACCATTTCATTCCCGAAGCAAAACTTATGTTAATTACCTTACTCATATGTCTTCTTTTATTAGGTTTCTTCATCACCAGAAGAACTTCACGTGTAGTTTACTTATTAGATTTCGCATGCTACAAGCCTCCAGATGCTCAGAAGATCACAAAACAGTACTGCATCGAGAAACTAAAGCACATGGGAAATTCTTCAGAAGAAACGGTGCAATTCATGAAGACGATTCTAGGCAAGTTGGGACATGGTGACTCAACTTACATCCCAGAAGTCTTCCTGAAAAACGATTCTGATCCATGCATGAAAGAAGCCAGAAGGGAAATGGAGATGTCTGTTTTTGGATCAATAGACATGTTATTGGCTAAAACAGGGGTACGATGTGAAGACATTGGGATACTGGTTGTGAATTGTAGTCTTTATAACACTATGCCATCTCTTTCTAGCATGATTGTGAACAAATATAAGCTTAAAGAAAACATCATCAGCTACAATCTTGTTGGGATGGGATGCACTGCAGGACTAATTGCCATCGGCCTTGCTCAAAACCTCCTTCAG GTGCATCATGATTCCTATGCGTTAGTGATGACTACAGAGGGCGTTACTGAGAACTGCTACGTTGGAGACGATCGTTCCAAGCTCCTTTCCAACGGCATCTTCCGCGTCGGCGGCGCGGCGATCCTTCTCTCAAACCGTCCCTCCGATCATCGCAATTGCAAATACAAACTACTACACACCGTACACACAAACATATCAAGTTCCGACCTTTCGTACAACTGCATCTTTGAGGAAGAAGACGAAGCCGGGATAAGAGGAGTCACCATTACCAAAGACCTTTTCAAAGTCGCACCCACCGTCATCCGATCAAACGTAACCGTGCTCGGTAAGCAAATACTTCCGTTATCAGAAAAGCTCAGGTACCTAAAAAACAGCATCGCAAGAAAACTCCGGCCAACGGCGAATATCCAACCATACATACCAAATTACAGCAATTCCGTCGAACTATTCCTCCCGCACAGCAGCGGGAAGCCTATGCTAGACGCATTACAGAAAAACCTAGGATTTGATGAGATCGCCATGGAACCTTCTAGAATGACGCTGTACAGGTTCGGCAACACCTCCAGCAGCTCCATTTGGTACGAATTGGCGTACGCAGAGGCAAAGGGTCGGGTCAAAAAAGGGTATCGGGTATGGCAGATTGCACTCGGATCGGGTTTCAAATGTAGCAGTGTGGTGTGGCGTGCAATGAGGACCATTGATTATGATGAGATGAATCCTTGGACGGACGAGATTGATGGGTTTCCTGTCGTCTTGGATTGTGATTGTGATGATGGACCATTACCCTATTTTTCTGAACACTCTAAATAA